A single region of the Anomaloglossus baeobatrachus isolate aAnoBae1 chromosome 2, aAnoBae1.hap1, whole genome shotgun sequence genome encodes:
- the LOC142290666 gene encoding uncharacterized protein LOC142290666, translating into MDFKAQELSWRSKATNIFQQGVSLDFSNSHTTEKENLIKYKNLTHKKMKIWWTKVSMENYLLSKIVPRGLRFQTHPTFPLQDEDLTKRWIEASLTCSNEFMKIIIDKNAILLKTLDTELEVLQQAMTRDIEGTILKDFFASLDKDIEKWETEISQLKGKKYQRDMADFEMKRIFRWQIPKKNDKALTRNASMSSAASTSEGELSSFEVETWDKRHMRTRNGDKAKNQPKIYHHDGFTRDDQLKEKYMAPKKNRKHYQL; encoded by the exons ATGGATTTCAAGGCTCAGGAATTGTCCTGGCGGAGTAAGGCTACCAATATTTTTCAGCAAGGAGTCTCTCTTGATTTTAGTAACTCCCATACAACCGAGAAAGAGAATTTGATAAAATACAAAaatttaacacataaaaaaatgaaaatctggTGGACAAAGGTGTCCATGGAAAACTACCTGCTTTCCAAAATAGTGCCCAGGGGTCTGAGGTTTCAGACCCACCCTACTTTTCCTTTGCAGGATGAGGATCTGACTAAACGTTGGATTGAGGCATCTCTCACCTGCTCCAACGAATTTATGAAAATTATTATAGACAAAAATGCAATCCTCCTCAAAACCTTGGATACAGAGTTGGAGGTGCTGCAACAGGCTATGACTAGAGACATAGAAGGAACCATTTTGAAAGATTTTTTTGCTTCTTTGGATAAAGACATCGAGAAATGGGAAACTGAAATTAGTCAACTTAAAGGAAAAAAATACCAGCGGGACATGGCTGATTTTGAAATGAAAAGGATATTCAGATGGCAAATACCAAAAAAGAATGACAAAGCATTAACGAGAAATGCATCTATGTCCTCTGCCGCCTCAACTAGTGAAGGCGAGTTATCGTCATTTGAAGTGGAAACGTGGGACAAGAGACACATGAGAACGAGGAATGGGGATAAAGCCAAGAATCAACCCAAGATCTACCATCATGATGGGTTCACTCGGGATGATCAACTTAAG GAGAAATATATGGCTCCAAAAAAGAACAGGAAGCATTATCAGCTCTGA